CTATGCGATTGCTGCTGCAACCCAAGCGGTTGACGATGCAGGATGGAAACCCGAAAATGAAGAAGATCGTGAAGCAACAGGCGTCATGATTGGATCAGGTATTGGTGGACTCACTGTTCTCACCGAAGGCGGTCTTATCCTTAATGAAAAAGGGCCGCGCAAAATGCCCCCTTATTTCATTCCCGCAAGTCTTATTAATTTGGCCTCCGGCCACGTCTCTATAAAATACGGTTTTAAAGGGCCCAATCATGCGGTTGTTACAGCCTGCTCAACAGGTGCCCATGCCATCGGCGATGCTGCACGTTTAATTATGTTTGGCGATGCTGATGTTATGGTCGCAGGTGGCACCGAAGCGGCTGTTTGTCGTGTTGGTATTGCAGGATTTTGTGCTGCGCGCGCTTTATCAACCGGTTATAATAATGATCCCCAACATGCCTCTCGCCCCTGGGACAAAGCACGTGATGGCTTTGTGATGGGTGACGGCGCAGGTGTCCTTGTTCTTGAAGAATATGAGCACGCCAAAAAACGTGGCGCCAAAATTTATGCTGAAGTCGCAGGCTATGGCCTTTCGGGCGATGCGTATCACATTACGGCTCCCTCTCCTACCGGCGATGGCGCTTTTCGTGCAATGCGTAATGCTTTAAAACGAGCAGAAATTACAGCCGATGACCTTGGCTATATTAATGCGCATGGCACATCTACACCTTTAGGTGATGAAATTGAGCATTTAGCTGTTAAACGTCTTTTAGGCAATGCCGTTTCTAAAGTTTCAATGTCTTCAACCAAATCTGCCATTGGCCATTTACTTGGTGCTGCAGGTGGTGTTGAAGCGATTTATTCTATTATGGCACTGAATCACAACATCATGCCGCCAACCCTGAATCTTGACAATCCTTCGGATGGTTGTGACATGGATTTAATCCCGCATACAGCCAAAGAACGCAAATTGAATTACGTTATGTCCAATTCTTTTGGATTTGGCGGCACAAATGCGTCGCTTGTTTTTGGGAAGATTTAGTCTACAGAACAAAAATACAATTTAACCCGACTTCGGAATTAAAATAATTGAAAATCAAAGGGTTCGTCATTGCGAGCGGCCCAAATTTAAAAAAGGGTCGCGCGGCAATTGTAAGTCTCAAACATGCTAAGCTCTATAGTAAGTAATTACAATATTGTATATTACCCATAGAGAGTTGTACTAACCCCTACATGATAGGGGTTAATACGCGGGCGTGAGCGACCGTGCGGCAATCGGTTTTAAGAACCGTCTGGATCTAGGTACTCTAGCCCTTCTCTCGAGACGTTTGAATAGTTGCATGGGATGCTATTGCACGCCCGTTTACAATCGCAAATAAAAATCTCGAGGTTACAATGCAAAATTATCACAATTTTATTGGTATTGACATTGGTAAATTTACTTTTGTCGTTTCTATACACGCGCATAAAGATGTTAAAGAATATAATAATGATGGTCAGGGTATAGAAGAATTCCTGGCATGTTATAAGGATATTTTACCACAATCTTTTTGTATTCTAGAAACAACAGGTGGTTATGAATTAACATTGTTGTATACGTTATGTAATAAAAAAATTGCCGTACATAGAGCGGACACACGTAAAGTAAAAAGTTTTATTAAATCTTATGGAAGTTCTGCAAAAACAGATAAACTTGATGCTAAAGCCCTTGCAAGATACGGTTTCGAGCGACAAAATATTTTGAAACCGTTTGAACCACAATCAGCACGTATTCTTGATTTATTTGCATTTGTTCAACGCA
The nucleotide sequence above comes from Alphaproteobacteria bacterium. Encoded proteins:
- the fabF gene encoding beta-ketoacyl-ACP synthase II → MRRVVVTGLGLVTPLGCGTNINWTRLIKGDCAIERITHFETDDLNAQIAGCVPKGDYADGKFNPDEWVSPKDQRKMDDFISYAIAAATQAVDDAGWKPENEEDREATGVMIGSGIGGLTVLTEGGLILNEKGPRKMPPYFIPASLINLASGHVSIKYGFKGPNHAVVTACSTGAHAIGDAARLIMFGDADVMVAGGTEAAVCRVGIAGFCAARALSTGYNNDPQHASRPWDKARDGFVMGDGAGVLVLEEYEHAKKRGAKIYAEVAGYGLSGDAYHITAPSPTGDGAFRAMRNALKRAEITADDLGYINAHGTSTPLGDEIEHLAVKRLLGNAVSKVSMSSTKSAIGHLLGAAGGVEAIYSIMALNHNIMPPTLNLDNPSDGCDMDLIPHTAKERKLNYVMSNSFGFGGTNASLVFGKI